Part of the Burkholderia sp. FERM BP-3421 genome, ACCGACGGACGGCGACCTGCTCGCCTTCACGCTCAGCCAGTCGCGCGCCGCTTAGTCGAGCGCGGTGTGCGCGAGTCGCACACCTGAAAAGCAATCGGGGCCCTGATGGGCCCCGATTTGTTTTCCGCCTGCCCCACCGACACGGATCAGTTCGACAACAGCATCCGCTCGAGCTGCTGCAGGATCTCGTCGCGCTTGTCCCGCGTCAGGCCGCGCAGGCGCAGCTCGAGGCGGTCCTCGCCGTAGGACTTCAGATCCCCCACCGATACCCCGCCGAGCTTGATCTCGTGCCGCTGCGCATAGCGCTGCCGGCCCGCGGGCTTGGCGTTTTCCTGTGCCGTGGCTCGCCCCTTGACGATATCGGCTACCTGCCGCGTGCTCAGATCGTCGGACAGGATCTTGTGGATCAGGCGCAGCGTCGCGTCGGTGCCGCGCGCCACGTGATAGCGGCCGACCTGGTACGCCATGTTCGAGCCGAAGCGATCGGGGCGCGCGACCATCTCCTGCATGACCGCTTCCGGCAGCTTGCCGATCGACAGCGCGACCGCAACGGTCGATTCATCGAGGCCGAGATGCTCGGCCAGCTCCTTCTGGCTCTGGAAATACTTGTCGTCGAGAAAACGCTTCCATACGACGGCGTTGTCGAACACGGTCTGCGAATCGCGCTGGACGTTCAGGTCGTAGCCGAGCTTGTAGCTCTGCAGGCCGATCGGCAGATCGATGACGATGGCCTTGACCGTTTCCTTGTTGGCTTCCTTCAATGCCCGGACCCGGCGGCCACCGTCGCTGACGAAGTACGTGCCCGGATTGTCGTAATCGGGAATCACGTGGATGGCCTGCTGCTGGCCTTGCTTGGCGAGATTGACCGCCAGTTCCGCGATCGACGACTTCAGGTAGAAGTGGCGCGGATTGAACGGGCTCGGCTTGATCGTCTTGAGCGGCAGCTCGATGACCTGCCCCGCCTGATAGTGGTTCGCGATGCGCCAGGCGTGGTACTGGCTCGACTCGTCGACGGATTCCGCCGGCGGCGTTTCCACGATGGTGACGGGGATGTCCTTTTTCGCGGACTTCGCGGCGGGCGCCGCGGGCGCGGCGTCGGATTTGACGATGCCGTCGATCGCGTTGAGCCGGTCGAGCGCGGTGCGCTTCTCGCTCGTGGTGATGTCGGGACGCGCTTGGAAGCCTTTGGCGAATTGGGAGGGTTTCATTCAGGGTCCTTTATGCGCATAAAGTCAGGGCAGCATGGCGACGATTTCGTCGGCGCATGCGCGGATTTCCGCCGCGGCGAGCTTGGCGCCGCGATCGTTCATCTGCAGGACGGTTTGCCCGAGCGCCATGGCCTGCTTGTAGGCCTCGCGCGTCGGGATCTGGGTCTTGAGGAGCGGGAAGCCGAGTTCTTCCAGTGCACGCTTCAGCTCGCGCGTCAGCATGCGTTTTTCCTCGGTCTTGTTGAGCAGGAACACGGCGCGCAGGTCTTCGTTCATGACTTGCGCCTGCTGGATCAGCTTCACGAGGCCGACGCTCGACCAGTAGTCGGCAGGCGATGACGAGGTCGGGATGACCGCGACCGTCGCGGCCAGTAGGACGACGCCGGAGACCTTTTCGGTGATCGAGGGGGGGCAATCGACCACGATGATGTCGTAGTCGTTGATGAACTTCTTGATCTCGCGGTGGATCTGGCCGCCGGCTTCGGCGAGGTTGACGACGGGGAACGGGATGCCGGTATCGGTATCGGCGGAAGCGCTGGACCAGTGGACGAGGGTATTTTGACCGTCGGCGTCGATGACCAGCACGCGTCGACCTTTTTCATGGAAGGCGGCGCCGAGATGCATGGCAATGGTGCTTTTGCCGACACCACCCTTCTGCTGAGTGACTGCAATGATTTCCGCTGCCAATTTACACTCCTGTTTTTGATCGTAGGAATTTTACAGGACGATTTTTTTATTTCAACGAATATGTGGTGAACGGACTACGGATTGGCCGTTCGGCAGAGCATTTATGCGCATAAAGCTCGGGCGGGGTTTGAGTGGAAGGGTTGGGGTACTGCGAGCAGGGCACTTTTCGGTCAGGGGCGAGGTGCGGTGCTGGCGCAATTCGAGATAGGCATCGCTAGGTTGGTTTATGCGCATAAAGCCAGTGCGGTGCCCGGTGGTAGGTGCATGTCCATAGGGCTCATGTTTTTGTCGAGGGCCTTTCGATGGCTCGCGATTTGGGCGGAAGTCCGGCTTACGTGGCAGAGATCCGCGATGAGGCGCAAGGGCTGGTGATGGCGCGACGTCTACGGGATGTCCGGTTAAGCAGGTTGTTGGGGCAGCCTCGAGCTTTATGCGCATAAAGCTTGGTGGACGCGCTTGATCGATGAACGGGCGCGCCCTCTGCCCTCTTCAGCTGAAAGCGGACCTGGTAAGTCAATGCCAACGAAGCCGCCCTCCTCCCAAATAGATCATCCGGGCTTACGGCTACACGGGCTCAACGGCTCAACGGCTCAACGGCTCAACGGCTCAACGGCTCAACACGGCACGGCACGGCACGGCACGGCACGGCACGGCACGGCACGGCACGGCACGGCACGGCACGGCACGGCACGGCACGGCACGGCACGGCACGGCACGGCACGGCACGGCACGGCACGGCACGGCACGGCACGGCACGGCACGGCACGGCACGGCACGGCACGGCACGGCACGGCACGGCACGGCACGGCACGGCACCAACCCTTATGCGCATAAAGTCGTGGTCTTCTTCAAAGGGAGGCGCTATCCCCCAATCCCGTCGCGTGGGGCCGATCGATGCCCAAACTTGCCGGTACAAGCGACGAACCAGGATGGAATTGACGGGCACGAAAGTCCTTTCCTGAAGTCACCTTCTACCCCTTTCCTTATGCGCATAAAGTTCGGATTGCCACGCATTTCCATGCGGCCCGAAGCACTCACCCCCTCCCCATCATCAAACGCACACTGTCCGCCTTCCTCCATCGCAGCCGCCACGCCTGGGGCGCGATGGCTACAATAGCCCGGTCACCATCCATCAGTCCCTGCCCGACCCATGACCACGATCTTTCACAACCCCCGATGCTCGAAGTCCCGCGAAACCCTGGCGCTGCTCGAGACGCTCAACCCCGCGGGCGAGCCGATCGATATCGTCGAATACCTGAAGCAGCCGCCCACCGTCGAGCAACTCGCTGCACTCCATCAGCAACTCGGCCGCCCAGTGCGCGACATGATCCGCGACAACGAAGCGCCCTATCAGGAACTCGGGCTCGGCGACGCCAGCATTCCGGATGCGCGTCTGCTCGCGGCGATTGCCGAGCATCCGGTCCTGCTGCAACGCCCGATCGTCGTCTACCAGGGCAAGGCCGCGATTGGCCGCCCGCCGGAAGACGTGAAATCGCTATTCGAGTAATTTTTTAAAGAAGAAATATTGCAATTAAGCGGCGCGCGCCCGCGCCGCTCCTCTCACGCGCCGCGCCGCGCGTGGGCCCCGCTCCTCCCCCACCATCGGAAGGACCACGCGGCCGCACCGAGGCGTTGACGCCGGCTTTCCCGTTCCGTCAGAGGTTTCCGTGCCGTCTGCCCTGCTTGCTCCCCTGCCGTGGTCCCCACACGATTCGCAGCTGATCGTCGCCTGTCTGGTCGGTCTCGCGATCATCATCGTGTTCATCAGCGCGCTGAAACTCGCGCCGTTCCTGTCGATCCTGGTCGGCACGTTCGCCGCCGGCTTCGTCGCGGGCCTGCCGCTCGAGGGCGTCGCGGGTGCGTTCAGCAAGGGCGCCGGCGCGTTGCTCGGCGACGTCGGCATCATCATCGCCCTGGGGGCGATGCTCGGCGCGTTGATGGCCGATTCCGGCGCGGCCGATCGCCTCGCCGGCACGATCCTCGACCATGCGAGCCCGCGCACGCTGCCGTGGCTCATGGCGCTCGTCGCATTGATCATCGGGCTGCCGCTGTTCTTCGAAGTCGGCCTCGTCATGATGGTGCCGATCATCTTCGTGATGGCACGGCGCGCACAGCAGCCGATCATGCGGATCGCGATTCCCGCGCTGGCCGGCATGACGACACTGCACGCGCTGCTGCCGCCGCATCCCGGTCCGCTGATCGCGGTGAGCGCGCTCCATGCGGATCTCGGCATCACGATCGGGCTCGGATTGATCGTCGCGCTGCCGGCCGTCGTACTGGCGGGGCCACTGTACGGTTCGTGGCTCGCGAAGCGGATGCCGGTGACGGAGCCTGCCGAGATGGCCCGCGTCTTTGCCTCCGCGCGTCCCGACGAGGCGCTGCCCGGTTTCGCGATCTCGCTCGTCACGATCCTCCTGCCGGCGCTATTGATGCTGGGCCGCACGGTCGCGAAGCTGTGGCTCGCGCCGCACACGCATGCGTACGCGATCCTCGATTTCCTCGGCGAGCCGCTGATCGCGCTGGGGCTGACCGTGCTGTTCGCGATTGTCGCGTTGGGTTGGGCGCGCGGGACGCCACGCGAGCGGGTCGGCGCGACGCTGCGCAAGAGCCTGCCGCCGATCGCTGCGCTGCTGCTGACGATCGGCGCGGGCGGCGGCCTCAAGCAGACGCTCGTCCTGGCCGGGATCAGCGGCACGATCGGCAAGATCGCGCTCGGCGCGCATGTCCCGCTATTGCTGCTGGCGTGGCTGATCGCGGTCGCGCTGCGTCAGGCGACGGGCTCGGCGACAGTGGCGACCACCACCACGGCCGGCATCGTCG contains:
- a CDS encoding ParB/RepB/Spo0J family partition protein, whose protein sequence is MKPSQFAKGFQARPDITTSEKRTALDRLNAIDGIVKSDAAPAAPAAKSAKKDIPVTIVETPPAESVDESSQYHAWRIANHYQAGQVIELPLKTIKPSPFNPRHFYLKSSIAELAVNLAKQGQQQAIHVIPDYDNPGTYFVSDGGRRVRALKEANKETVKAIVIDLPIGLQSYKLGYDLNVQRDSQTVFDNAVVWKRFLDDKYFQSQKELAEHLGLDESTVAVALSIGKLPEAVMQEMVARPDRFGSNMAYQVGRYHVARGTDATLRLIHKILSDDLSTRQVADIVKGRATAQENAKPAGRQRYAQRHEIKLGGVSVGDLKSYGEDRLELRLRGLTRDKRDEILQQLERMLLSN
- the parA gene encoding ParA family partition ATPase produces the protein MAAEIIAVTQQKGGVGKSTIAMHLGAAFHEKGRRVLVIDADGQNTLVHWSSASADTDTGIPFPVVNLAEAGGQIHREIKKFINDYDIIVVDCPPSITEKVSGVVLLAATVAVIPTSSSPADYWSSVGLVKLIQQAQVMNEDLRAVFLLNKTEEKRMLTRELKRALEELGFPLLKTQIPTREAYKQAMALGQTVLQMNDRGAKLAAAEIRACADEIVAMLP
- the arsC gene encoding arsenate reductase (glutaredoxin) (This arsenate reductase requires both glutathione and glutaredoxin to convert arsenate to arsenite, after which the efflux transporter formed by ArsA and ArsB can extrude the arsenite from the cell, providing resistance.), which produces MTTIFHNPRCSKSRETLALLETLNPAGEPIDIVEYLKQPPTVEQLAALHQQLGRPVRDMIRDNEAPYQELGLGDASIPDARLLAAIAEHPVLLQRPIVVYQGKAAIGRPPEDVKSLFE
- a CDS encoding GntT/GntP/DsdX family permease — encoded protein: MPSALLAPLPWSPHDSQLIVACLVGLAIIIVFISALKLAPFLSILVGTFAAGFVAGLPLEGVAGAFSKGAGALLGDVGIIIALGAMLGALMADSGAADRLAGTILDHASPRTLPWLMALVALIIGLPLFFEVGLVMMVPIIFVMARRAQQPIMRIAIPALAGMTTLHALLPPHPGPLIAVSALHADLGITIGLGLIVALPAVVLAGPLYGSWLAKRMPVTEPAEMARVFASARPDEALPGFAISLVTILLPALLMLGRTVAKLWLAPHTHAYAILDFLGEPLIALGLTVLFAIVALGWARGTPRERVGATLRKSLPPIAALLLTIGAGGGLKQTLVLAGISGTIGKIALGAHVPLLLLAWLIAVALRQATGSATVATTTTAGIVAPLVAGLSAPHDALLALAIGAGSVFFCHVNDAGFWMVREYFGLDLKQTVMTWSVLQTIVSVVGLVLTLALWSVFS